The DNA sequence TCTAATCGTGATTTCGGTGGTTACCGGATTGTTGAGACTGGTTTGGAAATTGAAAAAAATAATCGCAATTCCAAATTAGGCACGATAAATGAAGTGGCAAAATTTATTAGAGACCCTTTTGGGAGTCCGTATATTCCAGGTAGTTCCTTAAAGGGAGCTATTCGAACCATCTTAATGAACACAAATCCTGATTGGAACAATAAGAATGCAGTTGATTTTCGCGGGAGAAGTCCTAAAGAAAACAAGAAGATGATTCCATGGGGTGCCAAAAAGGGTCAAGAATTTAATGACTTGTTTAATGCCATTCGTGTTAGTGATAGTGAGCCATTTAACAATGAGCAGATTATTCTAGTTCAAAAATGGGATTATTCAGCTAAGTCCTTAACTGCTAAGCCTCTTCCTTTATATAGGGAAGCAATCGCGCCCTTAACTAAAATCAATTTCACCATTACTACAACTACTAAGGAAGCTGGAATCCTAATGGAAGAATTAGGACAGAGAGCGCAAGCCTTTTACAAAGAATATAAAGAATTTTTCTTATCAGATTTTCCTGAAACTAAAATTCAGCCAAATCTTCAATATCCTATCTACTTGGGAGCAGGAAGTGGAGCCTGGACAAAAACCTTGTTTCAACAAGCGGTCAGAATCTTACAAAAACGATATAGTCGAATGGAGACCAAGATGGTTGGTAAGGGAGTATTGAAATTAACAAAAGCACCAAGGAAAAGTGTTAAAACAACACAAGGACCTCGTAAACTGATAATGAATGATGAATCCTTATATGAGATGGGCAAGGCGAACTTTATGATTAAGGAGATTACTAAATGAAGGTTTTGATTTCAGCAGTGGGTGATACAGATCCAATCCGTAATTTTCACGATGGAGCCTTAGTACATATTGCGAGAAAATACCGTCCAGATAAGATTATTATTGTTTTTTCTGAGGAAATGATTAGTAAGAAAGATGATATTGAGAAAGTAATTCTTTCTATTGATAGTGAATACGTCCCAGAGATTGTATACCATGAGCCAATCATCTTAAATAAAGATGTATATGTTTTTGATACCATGTATGATCAATTTGATGCTATTATACAAGAGTATTATACAAAAGACGACGAATTTATCCTCAATCTTTCAAGTGCAACTCCTCAAATAAAATCAGCTTTGTTTGTGATTAATAGACTTAGTGAAATCAATGTCAAGGCAGTACAAGTTCCAACTCCTGCAAAAAAATCAAACGCTGGAGTTCGGCATGATGATTCGGAAGATATTGATGTACTAATTGATACAAATATAGATAATAAGCAGGACTTTGTCGATCGAACTATTGAAGATACTTCAGAAAAGTTTAAACAAGGCTTAATGAAAAAAACTTTACGTGATTTTATTAAGAAATATGATTACAAAGCAAGTTTAGAGATAGCAAATCAATTGCCAGACCTCCCTGGTTTGAAAGATTGTCGCAAAAAGTTACAAGATATTGTCGATTCATTAGATAGGCAAGCTGTACCTCAAGTCCTCCAAAAGAAAAAATGGAGCGAAGAACAGAAAAAAGTATTAAATGCTTATTTGACTATTGATTTGCAAAAAGAACGTGGTAATTTTAGTGAAGGTCTGATTAGAATTAAAAACCTTACAGAGTTTATATTAGAAGACTATATCGAAAGTCGTTATCCAGGATTTCTGGATAATTATGTGAATCAATCAGAGAAATATTATCTCGGGATTCGGGATTATGATAAGATTCTTCAAACCAAAGATCGGATATTATCTGATAAAATCAAACCGATTTTGAGAATGAACAAAACACGAAATACGATAGCTCATAAATTGGATTCACTAGATTCTGAGGAACTTAAACAGTTAGGTCCAGTTCTAAAAGCCTTAAAAGGGCTAATCAAGGAACAGTATCAACTTACTGAAAAGGATTTTAATTTTTACAAGGATTTTAATAAAGAATTATTAGAATTACTGAAATAATGAGAGGTAGAATATCTTGGAAATTTTAATTTCAGCAGTTGGAACGACAGATCCGATAAGCAATAATCGAGATGCAGCTTTATTACATATTGCTCGAACATATAGACCTGAACAAATTGTTTTGGTTTATAGTGAAGAAATGTTAGTAAAAAAAGATCTTGTTGAGAAAGCATTATGTTCAATAGAGGGTTATCATCCTAAAGTGGTTATTGAATCAATCATATTGAAAAATGATGAAGTCTATCTATTTGATAAAATGTATGGAGTGATGGGACAGATTATCGAAAAATATTCTGGAACAGATCATCAATTAATCTTAAATCTCTCCTCAGGGACACCTCAGATTATTTCTGCTTTATTTGCCTTGAATCGAATTAATGATTATAATACGCAGGCCATACAGGTTGCAACACCTAACAAATCAGCAAACAGAAAGTATGTGCCACTGTCAAGTGAAGGTGAACAGAAGCTTTTTGACGAGAACGAGGATAACCAAAAGGATTACGAAGATCGTACAATCAAAGATGAAGCTGAAAAATTTAACCAGTCTCTTATCAAGCGCCACTTAAGAAATTTAATCTCTTCTTATGATTATCTTGCTGCGGAAGAATTAGTTACTAGAAAAGAATACAATAAATTACTTTCTAAAAAGAAATTAGCTCGTTTAAGAGACATATTAAATGATTTTGTAAAAGTATTTAAAACTCAAGCGATTTTAAAAGATATTCGGGAATATTCACTTACAGAAATTGAGAAAAAAGCTCTTAATTACTTTTTAATGATTGAAGTTTTGAAAGAGAGAGGGCAAGTTGCTGATGTCTTAATCAAATCAAAGTCTTATGTTGAATTTGTTATTGAGGAGAAGATAAAGAAAGATTATCCAGAATTGATAAAATATGATGGGACATTTCCAAAGTTAAATGAAGAATACAAGGATTTTGAAGCTATTTTAGATTTCATAGACCTAGAATTTAAGAAAGCCAAGGGTATAAAAGATGAGAAGGAAAGAATCTATTCACCTCAGTCAACCTTAAATCTCTTGTCTTATGAAAATATTCTATCTTATTATCAAGTTTCTCCTGAATTACTGAAGTCCATAAAGTTAATAAATAGCTTAAATGGTGAAAGAAATAAGGTGGCACATGGCTTGTCAAAGATTGATAGTAAACTAGTCAATTCAAAGAAATTGCAACAGACAATAGATACCTTGCGCTTTATTTTACAAGATACATTTGAGATTGATGATAGCTATTTCTCTTGTTATCAAACACTCAATAATGAAATGCTTGACTTACTTCGTCAATAATATACTTATTAATAAATCTATTTTGCTGAAGATACATATAATGAGATTGCAAGTGCTTGTTTTCCCAGTTGACGCAGACTTAAAAAAACGATATAATAAGAAAGTTGAGAATTGATTTTCACTTGTCTTAGTCCAGAGAAATGGCGGTGCTGCGAGCCATCTAAGCTAGGAAGTCATGCTACTCAATCAGACAATTGCATAAGATTATGAGAATGACAAGTTCATTGAATGAAGGTGGTACCGCGGTTTTTCGCCCTTCGTGATGTGAGCTTGTCTTTTGATTTTTGGAGGTGTTTATGAAGACATTTCTCGTGAAACAAAAGTTTCGTCTTGGAGGCGAACGCTTCGATATCAAGGATGACAGAGGAGTAGTGAACTATCAGGTGGAGGGCTCTTTCTTCCAAATTCCTAAGACCTTTACCATCTATGACGCCTATGGTGAGCAAGTCAGTGAAATCAGTAAAGAATTTTTCACTTTGCTTCCTCGCTTTACTATTCAGCTACGAAACGGTTCCAATTTCGTCATTCGAAAGAAGTTGACTTTCTTTCGAGATAAGTATGAGTTTGATAATCTAGGGCTTCGTATCGAGGGAAATATCTGGGATTTGAATTTTAAATTGCTAGATGATCGTGATCAGCTTGTCGCCGAGATTCGGAAAGAGATTTTCCATCTGATCTCAACCTACACCGTAACCGTCTATGAAGACTCTTATGCAGACTTAGTCGTTTCCCTCTGTGTCGCGATTGACTATGTGGAGATGCTAGAAAGCCAATCAAATTAAACAAGTAAATAAGGAGATATTATGAAACAACTATCTAGTGCTCAAGTTCGCCAAATGTGGCTTGATTTCTGGGCCAGCAAAGGTCACTCTGTAGAACCATCAGTGAGCTTGGTTCCAGTAAACGACCCAACTCTTTTGTGGATCAACTCTGGGGTAGCAACTCTTAAGAAATACTTTGACGGGACTATCAAACCTGAAAACCCACGTATTACCAATGCGCAAAAAGCCATCCGTACCAACGACATCGAAAACGTAGGGAAGACTGCGCGTCACCATACTATGTTTGAAATGTTGGGGAACTTTTCTATCGGGGATTACTTCCGTGATGAAGCCATCACTTGGGCTTATGAGCTTTTGACAAGTCCTGAATGGTTTGATTTCCCTAAAGACAAACTATATATGACCTACTATCCAGATGATAAAGATTCTTACAACCGCTGGATTGAAGTGGGCGTGGATCCAAGTCACTTGATCCCAATCGAAGATAACTTCTGGGAAATCGGTGCAGGACCTTCTGGACCAGATACAGAAATCTTCTTTGACCGTGGGGAAGCCTTTGATCCAGAAAATATCGGTATTCGCCTTCTAGCAGAAGATATCGAAAATGACCGTTACATCGAAATCTGGAACATCGTTTTGTCACAATTTAACGCGGATCCTGCTGTTCCTCGTAGCGAATACAAGGAATTGCCACACAAAAACATTGATACGGGCGCTGGTTTGGAGCGTTTGGTGGCGGTTATCCAAGGGGCTAAGACAAACTTTGAAACAGACCTTTTCATGCCGATTATTCGTGAAGTTGAGAAGTTGTCTGGTAAGGTCTACGACCAAGATGGCGATAACATGAGCTTCAAGGTTATCGCTGACCACATCCGTTCCCTTTCATTTGCCATCGGTGATGGTGCCCTTCCAGGAAATGAAGGCCGTGGTTATGTCCTTCGTCGTCTTCTCCGTCGTGCGTCTATGCATGGTCAAAAATTGGGCATCAACGAGCCTTTCCTTTACAAACTCGTTCCAACTGTTGGTAAAATCATGGAAAGCTACTACCCAGAAGTGCTTGAAAAACGTGACTTTATCGAAAAAATCATCAAGAGCGAAGAAGAGTCATTTGCTCGTACCCTTCACTCAGGCCAACATTTTGCAGAAACTATTGTAGCTGACTTGAAAGAAAAAGGTCAATCTGTCATTGCTGGACAAGATGTCTTCAAACTCTACGACACATATGGATTCCCAGTGGAATTGACAGAAGAAATCGCTGAAGAAGCTGGCATGACGGTAGACCGTGAAGGCTTTGAAGCAGCCATGAAAGAGCAGCAAGAACGTGCGCGTGCGTCAGCTGTCAAGGGTGGTTCAATGGGAATGCAAAATGAAACCCTTCAAAACATTACAGTTGAAAGTGTTTTTAACTATGAAGCATCTCAATTGTCTTCTAAATTGGTCGCTATCGTAGCGGACAATGCAGAAGTAGAAGCTGTTTCAGAAGGAACTGTCTCTCTTATCTTTGCAGAGACTCCATTCTATGCTGAAATGGGTGGACAAGTAGCTGACCACGGTCAAGTCTTGGACGCTGCTGGAAATGTCGTGGCTACTGTGACAGATGTTCAAAAAGCACCAAATGGCCAGCCACTTCATACAGTTGAAGTTCTTGCACCGCTGGCTTTGAATGCAGAATACACCTTGGCAATTGATACAAATCGTCGTCACCGTGTCATGAAAAACCACACTGCAACGCACTTGCTCCATGCAGCCCTTCACAATATCCTTGGAAACCATGCGACACAAGCAGGATCCCTTAACGAAGTCGAATTCCTTCGTTTTGACTTCACACACTTCCAAGCCGTAACTCCTGAAGAGTTGCGCGCCATTGAACAACAAGTCAATGAGAAAATCTGGGAAGCAATTGCAGTAGAAACTGTTGAGACAGATATTGACACTGCTAAAGAAATGGGAGCTATGGCCCTCTTTGGTGAGAAATACGGTAAAGAAGTCCGCGTTGTAACCATCGGTGACTACTCTGTGGAACTCTGTGGTGGTACCCACGTTGGCAACACTTCTGAGATTGGCCTCTTCAAGATTGTCAAAGAAGAAGGGATTGGATCAGGAACTCGTCGTATCTTGGCAGTGACTGGTAAGGAAGCCTTTGAAGCCTACCGTGAACAAGAAGACGCTCTGAAAACAGTAGCAGCAACCTTGAAAGCACCTCAACTCAAGGAAGTGCCTCACAAGGTTGAAGGCCTTCAAGAACAACTCCGTCAATTGCAAAAAGAAAATGCAGAGTTGAAGGAAAAAGCCGCAGCTGCAGCCGCAGGTGATGTCTTCAAGGATGCGAAGGAAGTCAACGGCCACCGTTATATTGCTAGCCAAGTTTCTGTATCAGATGCCGGTGCCCTTCGTACCTTTGCGGACAAATGGAAACAAAAAGACTACTCTGATGTGCTTGTCCTAGTTGCCGCTATTGGTGACAAAGTCAATGTCCTTGTAGCAAGTAAGGCCAAAGACATTCACGCGGGTAACTTGGTTAAAGAATTGGCTCCAATCGTCGATGGACGTGGTGGTGGTAAACCAGACATGGCCATGGCAGGAGGGAGCAACCAAGCTAAGATTCAGGAATTGTTGGATGCAGTAGCAGGTAAATTGTAAGAAAATAAAGATCTATCCACTTGGGTAGGTCTTTTTGCCTACTTAAAAAGCCAAATCCGACCGGATTTGACTTTGAACTGATAAGTTTATTTTGTTGCCCAGACACTTACCGAAGCAGCTGAGACTGGAAATTGTCCATAACCTTCCTCATCGATTGTAACTTGACCTTGGTGGTTTTCAAGTAAATCTACAAAGGTTTGGCCAGCCCATTCTTGACCGACAAACATAGACTTGCTGTTTTCTTGGTCATTTGAAATCAAGACTGCGATTGGGGATTGATTTTCAGCGCCTGAACGAACCCATCCGATACAGTTGGCATCGTCAAAGTAGTCTGTTTGCTCTCCATAGGCCAAGTCTTTTCGGATGGCTAGGAGACGGTCAAGAACTTCTCTGAAATCTTGTTGAGCAAATTGCCCAGAAATACCATAATAGTCTCCGTAAAAGACACATGGAAGCCCATCTTGGCGTAATAGAATAAGGGCATAAGCTGCTGGCTTGAACCATTCTTCAACAGTAGACTCAAGGGCTTGTCCTCTCTGAGTATCATGGTTGTCCACGAAAGTGACAGCCTTATCAGGCTTGAGTTCAACCAAGCTATCAGTAAAGATAGTACGAAGGTCGTAGCTTGCTCCAGCCTGACTGGCTTCAAAGAGGTTTTGGTGGAGACGAACATCGACAAGGTCAAAACGTTCTTCCGTTTTTTCAAGATAGTCTAGGTTGGCTTCCTTGTCTGGATTCCAAAATTCCCCAAAAACATAGAAATCTTCTCCGTATTTTTCCTTCATATCACGGATGAAATTGCCCATAAAGAAGGAGTCGATGTGTTTAACGGCATCCAAGCGGAATCCTGCCACACCAGTCGTTTCCATGAACCAGTCAGCCCAGTCATAGATGTTTTGGATGACTTCAGGATGCTTAAAGTCTAGGTCAGCATACATGAGGTAGTCGTAGTTGCCGTTTTCGTTATCGACCAATTCCTCATTTGCCCAACCTTTATTGTCCCCCTGAATAAGGTAAATGCCAGACTTACGGCGTTTGGCATCGTAGTCTGTACCTGTAAAGTGGTACCAGTGCCAGTGGAAGTCATTGTAGGTATTTTGGCGACCATCGAAGGTAAAGTGAGTCCAGCCATTGATAGTAAATGGCTTGCTTAGTTGAACTGTACGGTCCTCCGGATCGACTTCGATAACTTGAAAGGCTTCCATATGATCGGCAGCAGCCTTGTGATTGAGCACCACATCGGCCATAGGTCGAATTCCCTGAGCCTTTAAGGCTTGAATGGCTTGAAGATAGTCTTTTTTGAACCCATACTTGGTGCGGACAGTTCCTTTTTGGTGAAATTCACCTAGATCAAAAAGATCATAAACGCCATAGCCGACATCTTTTTCGTTGGTTGCCTTGAAGGCAGGTGGCATCCAGACATGGCTAATTCCCAGATGGGCTAGGTGCTCTGCATCATTTGTCAGTCGCGTCCAGTGTTGGCCGTCGTGAGGCAGATACCACTCAAAGTATTGCATAAGTGTCTGATTTTGCATTGTTTTTCCTCTTGCTTATCAATGTTGTGTTTTATTCTACCATAAAGTTTAGTACTAGGCAAACGTTTGCGCAGTTTTCTATACTCATTTCTAGAATTGTCTATTTTTAAAGACACTATTTCCTTCCCATTGCTAGAGAAATAGTGTTTAGGAGAAAAAATAAATTGAGTAAACTTATTTTTACAAAAATGGCACTTAGTAAACTAAAGTAAAAATGGATAAGCGGTTTCTTTTTTGAGAATTGTCATAAAATTTGCTATAATAGTAGCTATGAATAGAATTAGGGTCAGCAGACGTGTTGAAAAAAAGCTAGCTAAGGGTCTAGTTCTTTTGGAAGCAAGTGATTTAAGAGATATTGATCTGACGGATCAGGCAGTAGAAGTTCTTAGTCAAGATAGGAAGTTTTTAGGGAGTGCCTATCTTTCTCAACAGAACAAGGGAATTGGTTGGTTGGTCAGCAAGGAAAAAGTTTCTTTCGATCAAACCTTCTTTGAAACTCTGTTTCGTAAGGCCAAGGAAGCTAGAAAGCCATATTATCAAGATGACTTGACTACTGCCTTTCGCCTTTTTAACCAAGAGGGGGATGGTTTTGGTGGCCTGACTATCGATCTCTACGGAGATTATGCTGTCTTTTCGTGGTACAACTCGTTTGTTTACCAGATTCGTGAGCTGATAGTAAAGGCTTTTAAGGAAGTCTTTCCTGAGGTTTTGGGAGCGTACGAAAAGATTCGTTTTAAAGGTCTAGATTACGAGTCTGCTCATGTCTATGGTGAGAAAGCGCCAGACTACTTTACTGTTCTTGAGAATGGCGTGCTCTATCAAGTCTTTATGAATGATGGCTTGATGACAGGTATTTTTCTGGACCAACATGAGGTTCGTGGGAGTTTGGTGGATGGTCTAGCCATGGGTAAATCCTTGCTCAATATGTTTTCCTATACGGCTGCCTTTTCAGTTGCTGCAGCTATGGGAGGCGCCAGTGAGACGACTTCTGTCGACTTGGCCAAACGATCGAGAGAGCTATCAGAAGCTCATTTTCAGGCAAATGGATTCAGTACGGACAATCACCGTTTTATCGTCATGGATGTCTTTGAATACTTCAAGTATGCTAAGCGGAAAGGATTGACCTATGATGTGATTGTCCTTGATCCACCGAGCTTTGCCCGCAATAAAAAACAAACATTTTCTGTGGCGAAGGACTATCACAAGCTGATTTCCCAGAGTCTAGAAATTATAAATCCGGGAGGGATTATCATTGCCAGTACTAATGCTGCCAATGTTTCCCGCCAGAAATTTACAGAACAAATTGATAAAGGTTTTGCAGGAAGAAGGTATCAGATTTTGAACCAATATGGCCTTCCAGCAGACTTTGCCTATAATAAAAAAGATGAAAGCAGTAATTACCTCAAGGTGATTAGTATGAAGGTTAGTAGATGAAATTAATCGTTTCAGTAATGCCAAGAAGTTTAGAAGAAGCGCAAGAACTGGATGCCACAAGGTATGAAGATGCCGATATCATCGAATGGCGTGCGGACTTTCTTGCAAAGGACGCTATTTTACAGGTAGCACCCGCTATCTTTGAGAAATTTGCAGGACGCGAACTGGTCTTTACCCTTCGGACTCGCTCTGAGGGAGGAGAAATCGAACTGTCTTCTGAGGAGTATGTTCAAATCATCAAGGAAGTCACTCAACTCTATCAACCAGACTATGTGGATTTTGAGTATTTCAGCTACAAGGACGTTTTTGAGGAGATGTTGGATTTTCCAAATCTTGTTTTGAGTTACCATAATTTCCAAGAGACACCTGAAAACATGATGGAGATCCTGTCTGAGTTGACCAGTCTGTCTCCCAAAGTGGTCAAGGTATCTGTCATGGCCCATACGGAGCAAGATGTTTTAGACTTGATGAACTACACACGAGGATTTAAGACACTCAATCCTGAGCAAGACTACGTGACCATTTCCATGGGAAAAATGGGCAAGGTATCGCGTATCACTTCAGATGTGACGGGTTCAAGTTGGTCATTTGCGAGTCTTGATGAAGCGAGTGCCCCAGGTCAGATTTCTCTATCAAACATGAAAAAAATCAGGGAGATTTTGGATGAAGCTTGATGGCTATACACGTTTAGCTGCAGTTGTTGCCAATCCCATCAAACACTCTATTTCACCCTTCATCCACAATAGCGCCTTTGAGGCGACAGCTACCAATGGTGCCTATGTAGCTTGGGAAATTGAAACGGGTGACTTGGCAGAAACAGTCGCCAATATTCGCCGTTACCAGATGTTTGGGATCAATCTCTCCATGCCATACAAGGAGCAGGTGATTCTTTATCTGGATGAGTTGAGTGATGAGGCTCGTTTGATTGGGGCGGTCAACACAGTTGTTAATCAAGACGGAATGTTAATTGGATATAATACAGATGGCAAGGGATTCTTTAATAGCTTGCCTTCTTTTACAATTTCAGATAAGAAAATGACCATTCTGGGAGCAGGTGGTGCGGCTAAGTCCATTTTGGCACAGGCTATTTTAGATGGCGTCAGTCAGATTTCAGTCTTTGTTCGTTCAGTTTCCATGGAAAAAACAAGACCTTACCTGACCAAGTTACAGGAGCAGACAGGCTTTAAAGTGGACTTGTATGCTTTAGAAAATCTTTCTGAACTGCAAGAAAAGATTGCCAAGTCGGACCTGCTCGTCAATGCGACTAGTGTAGGGATGGATGACCAGTCGTCCCCAGTTCCAGAAAGCATCAATTTGCCAGAAACACTCTTGGTCGCAGATATCATTTACCAACCCTTTGAAACACCATTTTTGAAATGGGCCAAAAGTCAGGGTAATCCAGTTGTCAATGGTCTGGGAATGTTGCTCTATCAAGCTGCAGAAGCTTTTCAACTGTGGACAGGCAAGGAAATGCCGATAGAAGAGATTTGGCAGTCCTTAACGGAAAAATACCAATAATGAAAAGGAGAACCACCTATGAAAATCAGAATCGATATTCCACATCATCCTTATGATATTCAGATTGAAAAAGGTTGTCTATCGCAAGCAGGTCAATGGTTGAAAGAACTCTGGCAACCGCAAAAAGTGGTTATCGTAACAGACAACCATGTGGCCTCACTCTACGCGGAGAAGGTCAAGCTCAGCCTAGAAGATGCTGGTTTTCAGGTAGCTGTTTTTGACTTTTTAGAAGGTGAAGAAAGAAAGAATTTAACTACTGTTCAGAAAGTCTATGAATTTCTAGTCAAGCAAGGTCTGACTCGTAGCGATGGGATTGTGGTCCTTGGTGGTGGTGTCGTTGGGGACCTAGCTGGCTTTGTAGCCTCTACCTATATGCGGGGCATTCACTTTGTTCAGATTCCGACTAGTTTGACAGCCCAGGTTGATTCTTCTATCGGTGGGAAGACAGGTGTTAATACTCCTTTTGCTAAGAATATGGTAGGAACTTTTGCCCAACCTGATGGGGTTCTGATTGATCCACTTGTCCTTGAAACGCTTGGAAAAAGAGAGTTGATTGAAGGAATGGGTGAGGTTATCAAGTATGGCTTGATTGAGGATCCAGAACTATGGGCTCTCTTAACGGAGCTGGATGGTTCTGTTGAGAGTATTCTGGAACATGCAGAGACTTTGATTGAACATTCTTGTCAGGTTAAGCGCAAGATGGTGGTTGAGGATGAGTTGGATAACGGTGTTCGCCTTTACCTCAATTTTGGGCACACTATTGGCCATGCCATTGAAGCAACGGCCGGTTATGGCAAGGTTATGCATGGTGAGGCTGTGGCCATGGGCATGGTTCAGATTTCCAAGGTTGCTGAGGAAAAAGGCCTTATGCCGATTGGAATAACCCAGTCCATCACAGCTATGTGTCAGAAATTTGGTTTGCCTGTTGACTATGAAAACTGGGATGTTGATAAACTTTATCAAGCTTTGACT is a window from the Streptococcus oralis genome containing:
- the csm5 gene encoding type III-A CRISPR-associated RAMP protein Csm5 encodes the protein MKTEYKTFQFRLLAMAPIHIGNGEKYTSREFIYENGYFYFPDMGKFYNRMVEKGYNQKFERFLQETKPNARNNRLISFLDDNRISNRDFGGYRIVETGLEIEKNNRNSKLGTINEVAKFIRDPFGSPYIPGSSLKGAIRTILMNTNPDWNNKNAVDFRGRSPKENKKMIPWGAKKGQEFNDLFNAIRVSDSEPFNNEQIILVQKWDYSAKSLTAKPLPLYREAIAPLTKINFTITTTTKEAGILMEELGQRAQAFYKEYKEFFLSDFPETKIQPNLQYPIYLGAGSGAWTKTLFQQAVRILQKRYSRMETKMVGKGVLKLTKAPRKSVKTTQGPRKLIMNDESLYEMGKANFMIKEITK
- the csm6 gene encoding type III-A CRISPR-associated CARF protein Csm6, which gives rise to MKVLISAVGDTDPIRNFHDGALVHIARKYRPDKIIIVFSEEMISKKDDIEKVILSIDSEYVPEIVYHEPIILNKDVYVFDTMYDQFDAIIQEYYTKDDEFILNLSSATPQIKSALFVINRLSEINVKAVQVPTPAKKSNAGVRHDDSEDIDVLIDTNIDNKQDFVDRTIEDTSEKFKQGLMKKTLRDFIKKYDYKASLEIANQLPDLPGLKDCRKKLQDIVDSLDRQAVPQVLQKKKWSEEQKKVLNAYLTIDLQKERGNFSEGLIRIKNLTEFILEDYIESRYPGFLDNYVNQSEKYYLGIRDYDKILQTKDRILSDKIKPILRMNKTRNTIAHKLDSLDSEELKQLGPVLKALKGLIKEQYQLTEKDFNFYKDFNKELLELLK
- the csm6 gene encoding type III-A CRISPR-associated CARF protein Csm6, with translation MEILISAVGTTDPISNNRDAALLHIARTYRPEQIVLVYSEEMLVKKDLVEKALCSIEGYHPKVVIESIILKNDEVYLFDKMYGVMGQIIEKYSGTDHQLILNLSSGTPQIISALFALNRINDYNTQAIQVATPNKSANRKYVPLSSEGEQKLFDENEDNQKDYEDRTIKDEAEKFNQSLIKRHLRNLISSYDYLAAEELVTRKEYNKLLSKKKLARLRDILNDFVKVFKTQAILKDIREYSLTEIEKKALNYFLMIEVLKERGQVADVLIKSKSYVEFVIEEKIKKDYPELIKYDGTFPKLNEEYKDFEAILDFIDLEFKKAKGIKDEKERIYSPQSTLNLLSYENILSYYQVSPELLKSIKLINSLNGERNKVAHGLSKIDSKLVNSKKLQQTIDTLRFILQDTFEIDDSYFSCYQTLNNEMLDLLRQ
- a CDS encoding LURP-one-related/scramblase family protein translates to MKTFLVKQKFRLGGERFDIKDDRGVVNYQVEGSFFQIPKTFTIYDAYGEQVSEISKEFFTLLPRFTIQLRNGSNFVIRKKLTFFRDKYEFDNLGLRIEGNIWDLNFKLLDDRDQLVAEIRKEIFHLISTYTVTVYEDSYADLVVSLCVAIDYVEMLESQSN
- the alaS gene encoding alanine--tRNA ligase — its product is MKQLSSAQVRQMWLDFWASKGHSVEPSVSLVPVNDPTLLWINSGVATLKKYFDGTIKPENPRITNAQKAIRTNDIENVGKTARHHTMFEMLGNFSIGDYFRDEAITWAYELLTSPEWFDFPKDKLYMTYYPDDKDSYNRWIEVGVDPSHLIPIEDNFWEIGAGPSGPDTEIFFDRGEAFDPENIGIRLLAEDIENDRYIEIWNIVLSQFNADPAVPRSEYKELPHKNIDTGAGLERLVAVIQGAKTNFETDLFMPIIREVEKLSGKVYDQDGDNMSFKVIADHIRSLSFAIGDGALPGNEGRGYVLRRLLRRASMHGQKLGINEPFLYKLVPTVGKIMESYYPEVLEKRDFIEKIIKSEEESFARTLHSGQHFAETIVADLKEKGQSVIAGQDVFKLYDTYGFPVELTEEIAEEAGMTVDREGFEAAMKEQQERARASAVKGGSMGMQNETLQNITVESVFNYEASQLSSKLVAIVADNAEVEAVSEGTVSLIFAETPFYAEMGGQVADHGQVLDAAGNVVATVTDVQKAPNGQPLHTVEVLAPLALNAEYTLAIDTNRRHRVMKNHTATHLLHAALHNILGNHATQAGSLNEVEFLRFDFTHFQAVTPEELRAIEQQVNEKIWEAIAVETVETDIDTAKEMGAMALFGEKYGKEVRVVTIGDYSVELCGGTHVGNTSEIGLFKIVKEEGIGSGTRRILAVTGKEAFEAYREQEDALKTVAATLKAPQLKEVPHKVEGLQEQLRQLQKENAELKEKAAAAAAGDVFKDAKEVNGHRYIASQVSVSDAGALRTFADKWKQKDYSDVLVLVAAIGDKVNVLVASKAKDIHAGNLVKELAPIVDGRGGGKPDMAMAGGSNQAKIQELLDAVAGKL
- a CDS encoding alpha-amylase is translated as MQNQTLMQYFEWYLPHDGQHWTRLTNDAEHLAHLGISHVWMPPAFKATNEKDVGYGVYDLFDLGEFHQKGTVRTKYGFKKDYLQAIQALKAQGIRPMADVVLNHKAAADHMEAFQVIEVDPEDRTVQLSKPFTINGWTHFTFDGRQNTYNDFHWHWYHFTGTDYDAKRRKSGIYLIQGDNKGWANEELVDNENGNYDYLMYADLDFKHPEVIQNIYDWADWFMETTGVAGFRLDAVKHIDSFFMGNFIRDMKEKYGEDFYVFGEFWNPDKEANLDYLEKTEERFDLVDVRLHQNLFEASQAGASYDLRTIFTDSLVELKPDKAVTFVDNHDTQRGQALESTVEEWFKPAAYALILLRQDGLPCVFYGDYYGISGQFAQQDFREVLDRLLAIRKDLAYGEQTDYFDDANCIGWVRSGAENQSPIAVLISNDQENSKSMFVGQEWAGQTFVDLLENHQGQVTIDEEGYGQFPVSAASVSVWATK
- a CDS encoding class I SAM-dependent rRNA methyltransferase — its product is MNRIRVSRRVEKKLAKGLVLLEASDLRDIDLTDQAVEVLSQDRKFLGSAYLSQQNKGIGWLVSKEKVSFDQTFFETLFRKAKEARKPYYQDDLTTAFRLFNQEGDGFGGLTIDLYGDYAVFSWYNSFVYQIRELIVKAFKEVFPEVLGAYEKIRFKGLDYESAHVYGEKAPDYFTVLENGVLYQVFMNDGLMTGIFLDQHEVRGSLVDGLAMGKSLLNMFSYTAAFSVAAAMGGASETTSVDLAKRSRELSEAHFQANGFSTDNHRFIVMDVFEYFKYAKRKGLTYDVIVLDPPSFARNKKQTFSVAKDYHKLISQSLEIINPGGIIIASTNAANVSRQKFTEQIDKGFAGRRYQILNQYGLPADFAYNKKDESSNYLKVISMKVSR
- the aroD gene encoding type I 3-dehydroquinate dehydratase, producing the protein MKLIVSVMPRSLEEAQELDATRYEDADIIEWRADFLAKDAILQVAPAIFEKFAGRELVFTLRTRSEGGEIELSSEEYVQIIKEVTQLYQPDYVDFEYFSYKDVFEEMLDFPNLVLSYHNFQETPENMMEILSELTSLSPKVVKVSVMAHTEQDVLDLMNYTRGFKTLNPEQDYVTISMGKMGKVSRITSDVTGSSWSFASLDEASAPGQISLSNMKKIREILDEA